The genomic region CAGGTCGTGGCAGCAGGGCGAAAGATGCCCAACAAAGTGGAACTGTCGATCTTTCTGATCAAAGCGCCGACCGAGCTTGCCAACGCCTGCCACGACCACAATGGCAAATTGTGCATGATCTCGGCGGTGGCTTTCGGGATGACACGGGAAGAATCCACGGCGGCACTCGCGCCGCTGGAAAAGATCGACATAGTGACGAAGGCGCTCGGCAAAAGCTTCAACCGCCCTTCCAGTTTCGAACAACTGGCCGCCGCTTCTGGCGAAACATGGCCGGAGAATCATCGCAACCTGTGCGAGAACCAATGTTCGAAGGCCAGCCCTTCCGACATGTTGCTGGCCTTGCGCGACAAATTCGTCGAGGCGCCGTCGGATAAATCCGTGATCGTTTTCTGCCAGAGCACAGGCCCCAGGAATTTGCTCGAGCCTCGTGCCGATGTGGCACTATCGATGGACGCCACATCGTACGGCGGTTCGTGGGCCATCTGGGAGAAGGAAGCGGACGATGCCGCCAACCGCAAGTGGCAGGATGAGATCGTCGCGCTGATGAAACCCTTCACTGCTCAGCATTACATCGGCGAGACCGACATCGTGCAGGATCCCTCGCGCGTGCAGAATTCGTATTCCACCGAGAAGTGGCAACGACTGGAAGCGGTGCGCGCCAAGTACGATCCCCAAGGCGTGTTCTTCGGTTTCTTGGGGGGGACGGACAAGGCCTGAAGTGCGTGCGGCATGCCGGCTGACACCACGTCGCCATATGCAGAAGCCCGCCGCGACGGGAGAACGCACAACGCACAGTAATTCGTTCCGTGCCGTGCCTTGATTTTCCATGGAATTCTACAACCACACGCAATGCGCGATCGAGTGTCGGCCTGGATTGGACAATGCCCCGTGGGCTCATGACAATAAACGCCTGGCGTTATCGAACAGAATCGTGACGCGCTAAACGATTTCGCCTGCTGCCGTTGCCACCGCCCCGTAAAAGACCGCCGCCCCGGAGCCTTCGTCATGCGTATCAAGGTTTTCGCCTTTACACTTGTCGGGCTGTTGACTGCCACCGCGTGTATTCCGGTCATCGCAGACGGCACGCCGCAGCCGTCTTTTAGGATCATGCGGTATGTAGCCGGAGACGACGTGGATCTGCCCCAGATGGCGCTGTTGCGCATGGAAACGGTACAAAAAGCCCTCGACTATAGCGACCTGCAGAAAGTACGGCAGGCAGCGATTCAGCAGAAGTTTAAAGATACGATGTCCGCGGCCGCCAAAATGGGCGAGCCCGACAAACGCCGCGCGGCCGTGATGGCTGCCCGAGACGAAACGGAAGCAGCACTGCTTGGCAACCTGGAGCCCGCCCAGCGCGAACGACTCGATCAGATCCAGCTGCAGTTGCAGGGGCCTGCCGCCTTTACGAAACCCGACCTTGCCCAGCGACTTGAGCTGTCCGGCGACCAGATCGCCACAACGCAGCGAATTGCCCAGGAGGGGCACGAAAGAATGGCGCAGGCCGCGCGCATCCCGCTCCCCTTCAAGGACGGTGATCCCTCGTTAACCGAGGAGGAGATCCGAAAGCTTGTCGAATCGAATGAATTCCAATTGACGAAGCAGAAGCACTGGCTTGAGCTGTTCGGCGTACGGGATGCTGCATTGCGTGGCATCGAAGATGCTCTGAGCAAAGGAGAACGCGACGCCTTTCGAAAGATGACCGGCACGCCGCTCGACGTCGAAAGCTTTTTCCTTGAGATGGCGCCCAAAGGCGCTGCCACGAATGACGATATCGCGGGCGTGGCGGATCAATTGGGCCTTTTGGATCAGCGGGCGGACCTCAACTTCGACGTAAAGGTAGCCCAGCCCGCCTATGTGTCGGAGCACCCGGCGGTCCTCTTCGATGAAGCACATCATAACTTTCATACGTCCGGTGGCCGCTACAAAGCCTTCGCCGACCTTGTTGCTAATGATGGTTATCGTCTGACGGCCAACCAGGAGGAGTTCACCGCACCACGACTGGCGAGTTACCGCATACTGGTCATCGCCAACGCGATGGGGGCCAAAGAGATGGGAGACTCCGCAGCTGGGAATTCGGCGTTTACCGCCGCCGAGTGCGAGGCCGTCGTCGATTGGATCGAGGCGGGCGGTTCGCTACTGCTGATCACGGACCACGATCCATTCGGCTCGGCCGCCCAACAACTGGCCAACCGACTTGGTGTGAACATGAGTACCGGCGTTACCGTCGACCAGCTTAACGAAACGGAGGATGGTCTGCTCTTCTCGCGTGATAAGCATCTGCTAGGCAATCATCCGATCACCAATGGGCGAAACGAGTCGGAACGAGTGAACCGCGTCCTGACGTTCACCGGCCAATCGCTGTCTGGTCCCACCGGGAGCGTTCCGTTTCTCATCTTCTCCGATACCGCGCTGGACCTGGCGAAGGGAAAGAACACTTCTGCCGCGGGACGAGCGCAGGGGGTCGCTTTCACCCGAGGCCAGGGCCGGGTCGTCATCCTCGGCGAGGCCGCCGAACTCTCGGCCCAAGTCTCTGGTTTCCCACCGACTCCAATGGGCATGAACGTGCCCGGTTGCGACAACCGCCAGATGGCTCTCAACATCATGCACTGGCTCTCGGGTCTTACGAGGTAGGCCGTGCGCTTCCGAATCTGACGTGCGTCATCTTGGTTGAAAACAATTGACGCGCACAACATTACACCTTATGGTGTAATGTTGGTCCAAATCCTGAATACCTGGGTCGATTTCAAACAGGCACGAAGTCCCGGCGATGCGCACCGTGCGGCAACCGGTTTTTGCAATACTCGCCGGGTCGATATCAGGCTGTCGGCGGCTTTCCCAATGGCGTGCGACGCCGCCGATGTCCGGCTTCCAACAACTTGTTGTGCGATGACAGATAGGTGGGCAATATTGCGTACGGATCAGCTATCAAATGTCCTGACGGCAATTTCACACCCCTCACGGCGGGCCATCATCGGACAACTCGCGGCCGGACCCGCACGGTTTACCGATATCGCCAAGCCGTTCGATTTGTCGCTCAACGCGATTACAAAACACCTCAAACTTTTGGAGCGTGCGGGGTTGATTTCGCGCGAAAAGCAAGGGCGCGAAGTGCTCATTTCATTCCGCCCTGAACCGCTACGGCTCGTTTCCGGATGGGTGCATGAATACGAGCAGTTTTGGAGCGAGCATTTGGACCGCTTCGAGGGATTTTTCAAGGACAAAAGAAAGAAGAAGCGATGAAACCAGAGATAAAAACGATCGTGCTGGAACTCATGCGCACGATTCCAGCCACGGCGATCGAGGCGTTCGACGGGTGGCTTGATCCCGCGTGCCCGGGCACTCCCTGGAACGAGGCCGAGAAGCTAATTCTCGACCCCAAAGTAGACGGCCTGTACTATTGGCTATTTATCAACGAGGCGGGCGAACAAAAGCCCCATTACGGACGATTCACCCTCGTCGATCGGCCATCGAAGGTGCAATACACCTGGATGTCGCTCCATACGCGCGGTCTCGAATCGCTGGTGACCGTAACCTTTCAAAAAAAGGGGGAGGACACTCATATGACTCTTCGTCACGAAAATCTGCCGGATGACGAGTACGGACGAGGTCACGAGCGGGGCTGGGCTCACCTTTTGAGCCAGTTTGCAGATCGATTTCCGCGCCATCGTAAGCAGCCCTGACCCGCGCACCTATTTGCCAAGCGTTTGAAATCTCAAATTCCGAATCGAGATACGAGCACGTGTCAACGCATTCGGTCATTTCTCGTCCTCGCCCAAAAGAACGATTGCCGGGACGAGGTTCCCCCCCTCAGGCAATCGCTGTCCAGTCGCATTCTGAACAGCCGCGCCAGCGAATGGAAATTGCGACAAAGGTCACACGCACCTGGCCACTAACAGCGTGAGGCGCCTAGCCACCGGAACAGGTACGTCCGTTGCCACGCGTTGGAACACAAGTCAAAATGGGCGCGAGCGTTTTCCCTCTCGGGCGCGGGATCCACGATATGCACGAATTCCGAGCTGGTCATTTTCCGATCGACCGCCGCACGTTTCTCGTGGCCGGTGGGCTGGGCTTTTTTGGCGCCAACCTGGCCAATTTCGCCGCGGCCGGAAGTGCCGAGGGGGCGGCTCGTCCGGCAAACCGCAAAATCGCCAAATCGGCGATCATGATTTGGCTTTCCGGCGGGGCATCGCATATCGACACCTGGGACATGAAGCCGGCAGCACCGCTCGACTATCGTGGGCTGTTCCGGCCCGTCTCCACCTCGGCGCCCGGCATCGAGCTTTGCGAACACCTGCCGCACCTGGCCAAGCAGGCTC from Pirellulales bacterium harbors:
- a CDS encoding metalloregulator ArsR/SmtB family transcription factor, with product MVQILNTWVDFKQARSPGDAHRAATGFCNTRRVDIRLSAAFPMACDAADVRLPTTCCAMTDRWAILRTDQLSNVLTAISHPSRRAIIGQLAAGPARFTDIAKPFDLSLNAITKHLKLLERAGLISREKQGREVLISFRPEPLRLVSGWVHEYEQFWSEHLDRFEGFFKDKRKKKR
- a CDS encoding SRPBCC domain-containing protein; this translates as MKPEIKTIVLELMRTIPATAIEAFDGWLDPACPGTPWNEAEKLILDPKVDGLYYWLFINEAGEQKPHYGRFTLVDRPSKVQYTWMSLHTRGLESLVTVTFQKKGEDTHMTLRHENLPDDEYGRGHERGWAHLLSQFADRFPRHRKQP